The Leptodactylus fuscus isolate aLepFus1 chromosome 5, aLepFus1.hap2, whole genome shotgun sequence genome segment AACATTTCcaaattaaaatgaaaaatgtAACAAGAGAAACCAAACTAATGGCGACCAAAGAGATAATAAGATACAACGTCATGTCGGTGGTGGGTGTGGAATTTGTAAGGAGGTCTTGAGATTTAGGACTTTCATTCGACACACTATCTAATATGTTTACTAGCAAAGTTACCGTCGTTGACAACGAAGGTTCTCCATGATCACTTATTGAAAGCACAAGTTTTTGCTCTAATATATCTACATCCTCCAGTCCTCGAAGAGTTCTTACTTCTCCATTAGCTTCGGAAACGTGAAATAATCTAGAAGTGGTGGCATCGACAAGCCTATAATGTAACCAAGCATTGCGACCCGAATCTACATCCACTGCCGAAACCTTTGTGACCAGATAACCGGCCGCTGCCGATTTTGGAAGTTTTTGTTGAGGAATAGACTCTCCCGAATTATCTGGATATAACACGGTTGGGTGGTTGTCATTTATATCCAAAACAAAGATAAAAACGGAAGCATTGGAGGACAACCTTGGAGATCCAGAATCTTCAACCTTCACTGTAATTTTTAAGATCTGAGTTTGCTCATAGTCAAAGGAACGTTGAGCAAAGATCTTACCACTCTCTGAGTTTATGTAGACAAAGGACGATACGGAAAACCCATCCATGTCTCGCTCCACTATAGAGTACGATAAGTCTGAATTAACCCCTTCATCTACATCCGAGGCAGACACTACACATAACAAGCTGCCGGCCTCATTGTTCTCCTTAATGAAAGCATTGTAAGCCGACTGCTGAAAAACTGGAGGATTATCATTGACATCTGAAATGTCAAGGGTTATTTTGGTTTGTGTGCGCATTGGTGGGGAACCTAAATCGGATGCAGTTACCATGATTTCATATTGAGCCTGGTTTTCTCTATCTAGCCGCCCATCTGTCACCAGAGAGTATCGACTATTGAGATGGTGGAATTTAAATGGAAGGTTTGGAGATGTTTCTAATTCTATCTCTCCATTCTTACCAGAATCCTTGTCTTTCACGACCAAGAACCCAATCAGTGTACCCAAGGGGGAATCTTCAGGGACAGCTTTGGTAGTCGAAGTGAATATAATCTCGGGTGGGTTATCATTTACATCTTGTATCTCCACTTGAACAATACAGCGTCCTTCTAGTTCGGGTATCCCTTTGTCTACTGCTCTGATAGATAATTCCCAGTATTGGCTATCTTCATAGTCCACAAGTCCTTTCACAAAAACCTCACCAGTTTTCATGTTTATATCAAACAAATTTTTGGCAGATTCGGACGTATGGTCATCAAAAGAATATTCGATTTCTGAATTTGCTCCTTCGTCAAGATCTGTAGCGTTCATTTTTATGATGACTGTTTTTTGGGGGGCGTTTTCCAATAAACTGATCCTATATATAGAGTCACCAAACACCGGGGCATTATCATTGATATCTAACACGATTACGGTTATTTGGGAAGATCCAGATCGTGCTGGTTCTCCACCATCTATAGCAGTGAGAATAAGTTTGTGTTCCTTCTTGTCTTCTCGATCTAATACCTTTTCTAGAATCATCTCCGGCACTACAGTCCCATCTTTACGGGTCTTTACAGATAAAGAAAAGAAAGGGTTTGCATTAAGCCTATACTGGGTAACACTATTTGTACCAATATCTGAATCCTGTGCAATTTCTAGTGGAAATCGGACCCCAGGAATCGTCACCAATTCCGTGATCCTCAAAACACGATTAGTGTTAGAAAAAGCTGGAGAATTATCATTTAAATCCAATATCTCTATTTCTACGCTAAAAAGCTGCACAGGGTTCTCAGTTACAACCTCCAGATTCAGGACGCAGCTATGGCTGGATCCACAAAGGCTTTCTCTATCGATCCTATTTCTCACCGTCAGGTCTCCACTCCCCGAATCCACATGAAAATATTTGCTCTTACTTTCAGGTCccaatctgtatgttctgtgtctATTGTCAGTGATTCCTAGATCCCGTAGGAGATTGCCCACATACGTCCCCGGCTCCAGCTCCTCGTAGATAGAATAACGCAGCTGCCCAGAGACCCAGCCCCAGCCCCAGCACAGAAAGACAAACGCCACTTGCCATTGCCAAGCCTTTGTCGAGCTTTGGATGTTCATCACTTAAATCTCTTTCTTCTTAGGATAAGAAATGGAGGTCCTTTTATAATCCCATGAGGTTCCAGACTGGTCTTAAATCCTTGCATATACAGAATCGGCATCCAGGGCATTTAAAAATATCCACGGAGATCCCGACAATGCAGCAGCCCTGCTTTGTGTGTTGGTGCGAAGATGGAGGTTGATTCACTGAGCCAGGAGGAGGGCTGAGCTTCAATGTTATGTGAAGCCGCTCAAGGAAGGACAGGTGTGCCCTCTTCTGGACAACCACAGGAACTACGGTTATTACCGAAGCTAGATcgtaacaaatgcaaaaaattcaacaaaaataATGACTACAAAAAAGTAACAGCTCTGTATTCTCTCTATTCTGTAAGTGGAACTATATCACTAAGTAAAGATTCACTACTGAAACACCGAAATCCCTTGTAAACAATAAAACAGACTTGGGAAAAACATAATTTGGAGATTTTGTGGATTTTCTGAATAATCATAGTAACAATGCAGAAAATATAAAGAGCAATGCACCCACCATGGTCCCCTGTGCAATATTGCTTTCAATAGCAGAAAACAAGGGCACTG includes the following:
- the LOC142204081 gene encoding protocadherin gamma-C5-like isoform X11; the encoded protein is MNIQSSTKAWQWQVAFVFLCWGWGWVSGQLRYSIYEELEPGTYVGNLLRDLGITDNRHRTYRLGPESKSKYFHVDSGSGDLTVRNRIDRESLCGSSHSCVLNLEVVTENPVQLFSVEIEILDLNDNSPAFSNTNRVLRITELVTIPGVRFPLEIAQDSDIGTNSVTQYRLNANPFFSLSVKTRKDGTVVPEMILEKVLDREDKKEHKLILTAIDGGEPARSGSSQITVIVLDINDNAPVFGDSIYRISLLENAPQKTVIIKMNATDLDEGANSEIEYSFDDHTSESAKNLFDINMKTGEVFVKGLVDYEDSQYWELSIRAVDKGIPELEGRCIVQVEIQDVNDNPPEIIFTSTTKAVPEDSPLGTLIGFLVVKDKDSGKNGEIELETSPNLPFKFHHLNSRYSLVTDGRLDRENQAQYEIMVTASDLGSPPMRTQTKITLDISDVNDNPPVFQQSAYNAFIKENNEAGSLLCVVSASDVDEGVNSDLSYSIVERDMDGFSVSSFVYINSESGKIFAQRSFDYEQTQILKITVKVEDSGSPRLSSNASVFIFVLDINDNHPTVLYPDNSGESIPQQKLPKSAAAGYLVTKVSAVDVDSGRNAWLHYRLVDATTSRLFHVSEANGEVRTLRGLEDVDILEQKLVLSISDHGEPSLSTTVTLLVNILDSVSNESPKSQDLLTNSTPTTDMTLYLIISLVAISLVSLVTFFILIWKCLKREDEDRGCGSCLPSKSHSNHHVDQFQPTLFLNNDGTLKYMEVRMVPPEPQGPCYPPCFPSATENDFTFMKPLNFPHLKDLVSEADPSPSNTLVNGNCQQAQPNAEWRFSQAQRPGPSGAQPTEEAGVWPNNQFETERLQAMILASANEAAEGTSGLGGGTGTMGLSARYGPQFTLQHVPDYRQNVYIPGSTLTPTNAGGKRDGKGGGNKKKSGKKDKK